From one Anaerococcus prevotii DSM 20548 genomic stretch:
- a CDS encoding DUF4091 domain-containing protein, with product MGDCKLELFEVSPYVRGDFTYENIDYAYRGDLFSASFIIENLSSESLSVKIEPSSLRSSESYIPSDFISIRILEKARGHIGRGYDRTLMPDFPKLELDDIIDYKSSARIRANSSLRFFYYVNFPKDAKPGLYKGKINIYHNESNFELEFSVRLLDLCREESSFDINLWQYPFSSYRFYELSEKELFYKRHLDILREHLLLYKTLSGRTLTTSIVDEPWAHQTYDDSPSMIRKVLKGGGYDFDYSYFDSFVNLAKSLDMLDKIYAFSLISWDDDTKDKEYWQRFLPDFIEHLDELGYFDKTYIGIDERDEGEVRDAIYFLSNFKNKDAKTFKIAYQTSFDKDNIKLFDRIEDISFILSSVDEDCLAYVRARRRRGLFTSLYTCTGVFPNTFLYSEPFEATWLIIFSYINGFDGFLRWALDAWVEDPRLDTSFFLWESRDSFLIYPSKDKRENKPSPSLSFEGMRLGLMMVEKIAFIRRTLTGNILEQFEKEMPRLRAKTSFENEYGARVSSKDELEKVLGEVELISRLIYKYSKIIEEGCYENY from the coding sequence ATGGGAGATTGTAAGCTTGAACTTTTTGAGGTAAGTCCTTACGTTAGGGGAGACTTTACTTATGAAAATATTGATTATGCCTATAGGGGAGATTTGTTTTCTGCTTCTTTTATTATAGAGAATCTTTCGTCAGAGAGTTTATCTGTCAAGATTGAGCCTTCTTCTTTAAGATCTTCCGAATCTTATATTCCTTCGGATTTTATTTCTATAAGGATTCTTGAAAAAGCAAGAGGCCATATAGGAAGAGGGTATGATAGGACTCTTATGCCAGATTTTCCAAAGCTTGAGCTCGATGATATTATAGACTATAAATCTTCAGCTAGAATAAGAGCCAATTCGTCCCTTAGGTTTTTCTATTATGTAAATTTCCCTAAAGATGCTAAACCAGGCTTATATAAGGGTAAAATTAATATTTATCATAATGAATCTAATTTTGAATTAGAGTTTTCGGTTAGGCTCTTAGACCTTTGTAGGGAGGAATCATCTTTTGATATAAATCTTTGGCAATATCCCTTCTCTTCTTATAGATTTTACGAGCTTTCCGAGAAAGAATTGTTTTATAAAAGGCACTTGGACATTTTAAGAGAGCATCTTCTCTTGTACAAGACACTTTCTGGAAGGACTCTTACTACAAGCATAGTAGATGAACCCTGGGCCCATCAGACTTATGACGATAGCCCTTCTATGATTAGAAAAGTTTTAAAGGGTGGAGGATATGATTTTGATTATTCCTACTTCGATAGCTTTGTTAATCTTGCAAAAAGCCTTGATATGCTTGATAAGATCTATGCCTTTTCTCTCATAAGTTGGGATGATGATACAAAGGATAAGGAGTATTGGCAAAGGTTTTTGCCGGATTTTATAGAGCATTTGGATGAGTTAGGATATTTTGACAAGACTTATATAGGAATTGATGAAAGAGACGAGGGGGAAGTAAGGGATGCTATATATTTTCTTTCAAATTTCAAAAACAAGGATGCTAAAACTTTTAAAATCGCCTATCAAACTTCTTTTGACAAAGATAATATCAAGCTTTTCGATAGGATAGAGGATATCTCCTTTATCTTATCTAGTGTAGATGAAGACTGCCTAGCTTATGTTAGAGCTAGGAGAAGGAGGGGGCTTTTTACAAGTCTTTATACTTGTACAGGAGTATTTCCCAACACTTTCCTTTACTCAGAGCCTTTTGAGGCGACTTGGCTTATTATTTTTTCCTATATAAATGGCTTCGATGGATTCTTAAGATGGGCTCTTGACGCTTGGGTTGAAGATCCTAGGCTAGATACGAGCTTCTTTCTTTGGGAAAGCAGGGACTCCTTTCTCATATATCCGTCTAAGGATAAGAGGGAAAATAAGCCTAGCCCTAGCCTAAGTTTTGAAGGAATGAGGCTTGGTCTTATGATGGTAGAGAAAATAGCATTTATTAGAAGGACCTTGACGGGAAATATCTTGGAACAATTTGAAAAAGAGATGCCTCGATTAAGAGCAAAGACTTCCTTCGAAAATGAATATGGAGCAAGAGTTTCTAGCAAAGATGAGCTAGAGAAAGTATTAGGAGAAGTAGAATTGATTTCAAGATTGATTTATAAATACAGCAAGATTATTGAAGAGGGATGCTATGAAAATTATTGA
- a CDS encoding zinc-binding alcohol dehydrogenase family protein, translating to MKAVRINKVEYLEIVDLEEIQIEEDDDIKIKVKSVGICGSDIGIYNGTNPMAEYPRIIGHEMTGVVEEVGNKVKGLKVGDHVAVDPVINCGECKNCKKGRVNICENLKVRGVHVDGGFQEKIVVKESQAYKLDPSMPWNKSVLVEPFSIGFQANRRANVSEGDAVFVMGAGSIGQTVGRVAQYLGAKVFTSDMDPKKLERASKYGMIAIDASKEDPAEVIRENNNGRLADVVVDAICTPKTFEQAVKLAASAGTVVNLGFSTKPSEICSVDITSKELDIVGSRLSNRRFPEVIDAYNSGKLSFDDLVSHEMKFEEAEKAIKMIMDKDIYTEKVILILD from the coding sequence ATGAAAGCTGTTAGGATTAATAAGGTTGAATATTTAGAAATTGTAGATTTGGAAGAAATTCAAATTGAAGAAGATGATGATATAAAAATAAAAGTAAAATCTGTGGGGATTTGCGGTTCTGATATTGGAATTTATAATGGGACAAATCCCATGGCAGAATATCCAAGAATAATAGGGCATGAGATGACAGGGGTAGTTGAAGAAGTTGGTAACAAAGTAAAAGGTCTTAAAGTTGGTGATCATGTTGCTGTGGATCCTGTTATAAATTGTGGAGAATGTAAAAACTGTAAAAAGGGAAGAGTTAATATATGCGAAAATCTTAAAGTAAGAGGAGTACATGTTGATGGAGGATTCCAAGAAAAAATAGTTGTTAAAGAAAGCCAAGCATATAAACTTGATCCATCTATGCCATGGAATAAAAGTGTACTTGTTGAACCCTTTTCTATAGGTTTCCAAGCAAATAGAAGAGCTAATGTCTCAGAAGGAGATGCTGTTTTTGTAATGGGAGCTGGAAGCATTGGCCAAACCGTTGGTAGAGTTGCTCAATATCTGGGTGCAAAAGTATTTACATCTGACATGGATCCCAAAAAACTTGAAAGAGCTTCTAAGTATGGAATGATTGCTATTGATGCTAGCAAGGAAGACCCAGCAGAAGTTATCAGAGAAAACAATAATGGGAGGCTAGCTGATGTAGTTGTTGATGCAATATGTACACCTAAAACTTTTGAACAAGCTGTAAAATTGGCAGCAAGTGCAGGAACAGTAGTAAATTTAGGATTTTCAACAAAACCTTCAGAAATATGCTCGGTTGATATTACATCTAAAGAGCTTGATATTGTAGGATCTAGGTTGAGTAATAGAAGATTTCCAGAAGTTATAGATGCGTATAACTCAGGAAAATTATCGTTCGATGACTTGGTAAGTCATGAAATGAAGTTTGAAGAAGCTGAAAAAGCTATAAAAATGATAATGGATAAAGATATTTATACAGAAAAAGTCATATTAATTTTAGATTAG
- a CDS encoding TRAP transporter substrate-binding protein has protein sequence MKRSKLLTFIISLVLLFSFSSCDNDTTGNGGQLVKVATVVAPTHPVNIAFREVFLPMIEEETGGRYNVQLYDSGRLGGEKQLFDYTRSGIIEITAVGTVMWSEIEMMATPDFPFIFRNVSHARKVYEGEIGDEIAQYLEDREPLEFMAWAPNGARVFSSSKDLKSIDDFKGQKLRMPNNPIHVKLAESLGANVVIMDMSEVFTSLEQGVIEGQDNPLSTFRQEGWYTVSKDIYETNHMVSSIEILGNDEFLESLPEEDRKVFEKAAKLTAQRAWDIYEQSIEDDKIFLKEQGINITEPSEEEYKKMREMAKPVYDYLYDKYDWAEDLVERIQEVK, from the coding sequence ATGAAAAGGAGTAAATTATTAACCTTTATAATATCATTAGTTTTATTATTTTCATTCTCTTCTTGCGATAATGATACAACAGGAAATGGAGGGCAACTTGTAAAAGTGGCTACAGTTGTTGCTCCTACTCATCCTGTAAATATTGCATTTAGGGAAGTGTTTTTACCAATGATTGAGGAAGAAACAGGAGGAAGATATAATGTTCAATTGTATGATTCAGGAAGGCTAGGTGGCGAGAAACAACTCTTTGATTACACTAGATCAGGTATTATTGAGATTACAGCCGTTGGTACTGTAATGTGGTCTGAGATTGAAATGATGGCTACTCCTGACTTTCCTTTTATTTTTAGAAATGTGAGTCACGCAAGAAAAGTTTATGAAGGAGAAATAGGAGACGAAATCGCACAATATTTAGAAGATAGGGAACCTCTTGAGTTCATGGCCTGGGCTCCAAATGGTGCAAGGGTTTTCTCATCTTCAAAGGATTTAAAATCAATTGATGATTTTAAGGGACAAAAGTTAAGAATGCCTAATAACCCTATACATGTGAAGTTAGCTGAATCACTAGGAGCTAATGTTGTAATAATGGATATGAGCGAAGTATTTACTTCTCTTGAACAAGGAGTAATAGAGGGTCAGGATAATCCTTTGTCAACGTTTAGACAAGAGGGATGGTATACAGTTTCTAAAGATATATATGAAACAAATCACATGGTATCGTCTATTGAAATATTAGGTAATGATGAGTTTCTAGAAAGTTTGCCAGAAGAAGATAGAAAAGTTTTTGAGAAAGCAGCGAAATTAACAGCTCAGAGGGCTTGGGATATATATGAACAAAGTATAGAAGATGATAAAATATTTTTAAAAGAGCAAGGAATAAATATTACCGAACCAAGCGAAGAAGAGTATAAGAAAATGAGAGAAATGGCTAAACCAGTTTATGACTACCTATATGATAAGTATGACTGGGCAGAAGATCTTGTTGAAAGAATTCAGGAAGTAAAATAG
- a CDS encoding GH92 family glycosyl hydrolase, with translation MKIIDEILKDIRYTDTRIGTASVRDFSNGNTLPLCGLPHGNNYLTLMTRDDGSFFFHPEDEDLLAFRISHQPSPWMGDFSYINILPYTDNENISYDIEKSLFRPNFLKISYKKGTSVLASIMDLGGVIKSCGNSSFKIFAKGLSLEKDGDFLEGFVSNYAACEDKNLKMYIRIGLSNEFEFSFEKGCYYVKTSSEDLFLKFATSFISTDQVRYNYEKIPDDLEIIIEESKKAWDKYLDIFQIEDTDYEDNFQKFTPYKKIDKIKFFYHAVYRAFLFPMKFFEQDKGKQDIYYDTHSKSVKRGKFYTNIGFWDGQKTLFPLLSLVAKDDLSDILEGILNFYRDTGYLPKWLSPDERGLMPGTLVENVIADALTKGIAIDKKEIFLKALLDAAEKEAEDDRYGRFKAKTYRKLGYVPSDFHESVNQTLDNSMADFSIGRVAELCGKEDLAEKYYSYSRNWEKLFDYETKFLRAKNREGNFVGDFDPLSWGSPYTEGSAFQNSYNCYHDFPRLIELFGGEDNFEDRLDQMINADSRYNVGSYGYDIHEMIEMSDAHFGQFAISNQPSFHLPYLYNLVGKYWKSEILVKTLMRDYFSYNFRGFPGDEDNGSMASWFILSAMGIYPIAPASGFYEMGISLFDKMKVKLSSGNTIEIRTEENYPHKNFVKDIKVDGKILGGKRISHEDFIRAREIVFSLNILPEGIL, from the coding sequence ATGAAAATTATTGATGAAATATTAAAAGATATAAGATACACGGATACTAGGATAGGGACAGCTTCTGTGAGAGACTTCTCTAATGGCAATACCCTCCCCTTGTGTGGGCTGCCCCATGGAAACAATTATCTTACATTGATGACTAGGGATGATGGAAGTTTCTTCTTTCATCCAGAAGATGAAGATCTCCTTGCCTTTCGTATAAGCCATCAGCCTAGTCCTTGGATGGGAGATTTTTCCTATATCAATATCCTCCCCTACACTGATAATGAAAATATAAGTTATGACATAGAAAAATCATTATTTAGACCGAATTTTCTTAAAATTTCTTACAAGAAAGGGACAAGCGTCCTAGCTTCTATAATGGATTTGGGAGGAGTGATTAAGTCTTGTGGAAACTCTTCTTTTAAGATATTTGCAAAGGGTCTAAGTTTAGAGAAGGATGGAGACTTCCTAGAAGGCTTTGTAAGTAATTACGCAGCTTGTGAGGATAAGAATCTTAAGATGTATATCAGAATTGGTCTATCAAATGAATTTGAGTTTTCTTTCGAGAAAGGATGCTACTATGTAAAGACAAGTAGTGAGGATCTTTTTCTTAAGTTTGCAACGTCTTTCATCTCAACTGATCAAGTGAGATATAATTATGAGAAAATCCCTGATGATCTTGAAATTATTATCGAAGAATCTAAAAAGGCTTGGGATAAATATTTGGATATCTTTCAAATAGAAGACACCGACTACGAGGATAATTTCCAAAAATTTACCCCTTACAAGAAGATAGACAAGATCAAGTTTTTCTACCATGCAGTCTACAGAGCCTTCCTATTTCCTATGAAATTCTTTGAGCAAGATAAGGGAAAACAGGATATCTATTACGATACCCATTCTAAATCCGTAAAAAGGGGAAAGTTTTATACAAATATTGGCTTTTGGGATGGACAGAAGACCCTCTTTCCCCTCCTTAGTCTAGTAGCAAAAGACGACCTGTCTGATATTCTAGAAGGAATACTGAACTTCTACCGTGATACTGGCTATCTTCCAAAGTGGCTTTCACCAGATGAGAGGGGGCTTATGCCAGGAACCTTGGTTGAAAATGTGATTGCTGATGCCCTTACTAAGGGAATTGCTATCGATAAGAAGGAAATTTTCCTAAAAGCCTTGCTGGATGCAGCTGAAAAGGAAGCTGAAGATGATAGATATGGTCGTTTCAAGGCCAAAACTTACAGGAAGCTGGGATATGTTCCATCAGACTTCCACGAATCTGTAAATCAGACTCTAGATAATAGCATGGCGGATTTTTCTATAGGAAGGGTCGCAGAGCTTTGCGGTAAAGAGGACTTGGCAGAAAAGTACTACTCATACTCCAGAAATTGGGAGAAGCTCTTTGATTACGAGACTAAGTTTCTTAGGGCAAAGAATAGAGAAGGAAATTTTGTAGGAGATTTTGATCCGCTTTCCTGGGGTTCTCCCTACACAGAAGGTTCAGCCTTCCAGAATTCCTACAATTGCTACCATGACTTTCCTAGATTGATAGAGCTTTTTGGAGGAGAAGATAATTTTGAAGATAGACTTGATCAGATGATAAATGCGGATTCTAGGTATAATGTAGGATCTTATGGATATGATATCCATGAAATGATCGAGATGAGTGATGCCCATTTTGGTCAATTTGCCATATCGAACCAACCTTCCTTTCATCTTCCTTACCTATACAATTTAGTCGGAAAGTATTGGAAGAGTGAAATTTTAGTAAAGACTTTGATGAGAGATTATTTTTCCTATAACTTTAGGGGTTTTCCTGGAGATGAGGATAATGGGTCTATGGCATCTTGGTTTATCCTATCGGCTATGGGAATTTATCCTATCGCTCCAGCAAGTGGATTTTATGAAATGGGCATAAGCCTTTTTGATAAGATGAAGGTGAAGCTTTCTTCAGGAAATACTATAGAAATCAGGACTGAGGAAAACTATCCCCACAAGAATTTTGTCAAAGATATCAAAGTAGACGGGAAAATCTTAGGAGGAAAAAGAATAAGTCACGAGGACTTTATAAGGGCGAGGGAGATAGTCTTTAGCTTGAATATACTTCCGGAAGGGATACTATGA
- a CDS encoding GntR family transcriptional regulator, which yields MNFKVLDKKNKEKSKEYVIRNMVYNIEFLNLEPGEKISENQISEFLNLSRTPIREAFYNLKSNLLIDVKPQIGTFISYLDIDVSKELLFFRSSLEEKAVIEVCNKDSLDYLNVFKEIIEKEKTLHYSNNIEELISLDNRFHNLLFEELGYNKIPSIIEDNTSYLVRMRILRLKANIRETNYIDEHENILTCIINKDKENASKILRYHINELVDDMNLLKNKYPRYFKNNN from the coding sequence ATGAATTTTAAAGTATTGGATAAAAAAAATAAAGAAAAATCTAAAGAATATGTAATAAGAAATATGGTCTACAATATAGAGTTTCTAAATTTAGAGCCTGGCGAGAAAATTAGCGAAAACCAAATATCAGAATTTCTAAATTTGAGTAGAACTCCAATAAGAGAGGCATTCTATAATTTAAAATCAAATTTACTTATTGATGTAAAACCTCAAATAGGAACTTTCATTTCATACTTAGACATTGATGTTAGTAAGGAGCTGTTATTTTTTCGATCAAGCCTTGAAGAAAAAGCTGTTATTGAAGTATGTAATAAAGATTCCCTTGATTACCTTAATGTTTTTAAAGAAATCATAGAAAAAGAAAAAACACTCCATTATTCAAATAATATCGAAGAATTGATATCCCTAGATAATAGATTTCATAATCTACTTTTCGAAGAATTAGGTTATAACAAAATCCCTTCAATTATAGAAGATAACACTTCTTATCTAGTAAGAATGAGAATTCTTAGGCTAAAAGCTAATATAAGAGAAACAAACTATATAGATGAACACGAAAATATATTGACATGCATAATTAACAAAGATAAAGAAAATGCATCAAAGATTTTAAGATACCATATAAATGAACTAGTGGATGATATGAATCTCTTAAAGAATAAATATCCACGCTATTTTAAAAACAATAATTAA
- a CDS encoding TRAP transporter small permease produces MKNYNKFFKFIDIFLGIMMGIMVVFVFLNVILRFVFNTGLASSEEVSRYTFVFMTFIGAIVAMREGEHLSVDMLVKRFPKKGQLISSIIVNVIILIMMTILTLGSVKMVVQSSGAKTAVLGLPFSFLYSICILSGVCIGVLAIEKIYIAIKHPEDFKLEENDYIEKEFTNDYKEIEQ; encoded by the coding sequence ATGAAGAATTATAATAAATTTTTTAAATTCATAGATATATTTCTAGGAATTATGATGGGGATAATGGTTGTTTTTGTATTTCTTAATGTAATATTAAGATTTGTTTTCAATACAGGTCTAGCATCTTCTGAAGAAGTTTCAAGATACACGTTTGTTTTTATGACTTTTATAGGCGCCATTGTTGCCATGAGAGAAGGAGAACATTTATCTGTAGATATGCTTGTGAAGAGATTTCCTAAAAAAGGCCAACTTATTTCTAGCATAATTGTAAACGTTATTATTTTAATAATGATGACTATACTAACTTTAGGGTCAGTAAAAATGGTAGTTCAAAGTAGTGGTGCAAAAACAGCAGTGTTAGGTTTACCTTTCTCATTTTTATATTCAATTTGTATATTATCTGGTGTATGTATAGGAGTATTAGCAATAGAAAAGATATATATTGCTATAAAACATCCAGAAGATTTTAAGTTAGAAGAGAATGACTATATCGAAAAAGAGTTTACAAACGATTATAAGGAGATTGAACAATGA
- a CDS encoding TRAP transporter large permease has product MTLLVFIISLLGSMAIGLPIAFALIFSGVSMLAYLNGFDVQIISQNMFNGADSYSMMALPFFMLAGDLMNRGGLTNRLVNAASAWVGHFRGGLGYVTIIATLLFASMVGSAVASTAALGGILIPMMVKANYDREDATGLVAASNLLSPIMPPSAPMIVLGVTASIPVSHLFLAGVAPAIYISAGLAIMWFIVAKKRNIAPLPKEPFEERMKATRDAIWAILMPVGILVGLQTGVFTPTEAGVVAVVYSLIIGLVVYRELNFRDLLDGLISSAKSSAAIMFLVAASAISSWVMTVANIPVLVSNLLHPFVGSPRILMLIILGLILIIGTAMDVNPTILILAPVVLPVIKEAGINEVYFGVVFVISIVMGLLTPPVGTVLNVASAAGGITMEKVVKSVLPFLIVEVIIILLMIIFPQIVIVPFELLSGVQV; this is encoded by the coding sequence ATGACCCTATTAGTATTTATAATATCATTATTAGGATCGATGGCGATAGGCTTACCAATTGCATTTGCTTTGATATTTAGTGGTGTAAGCATGTTAGCTTATCTAAACGGATTTGATGTTCAAATAATTTCTCAAAATATGTTCAATGGAGCTGATAGTTATTCTATGATGGCCTTGCCATTCTTTATGTTAGCAGGAGATCTTATGAACAGAGGTGGCCTTACTAATAGACTTGTTAATGCTGCAAGTGCTTGGGTAGGCCATTTTAGAGGTGGATTAGGTTATGTAACAATAATAGCAACACTATTATTTGCTAGTATGGTTGGATCAGCTGTTGCATCTACTGCTGCTTTAGGAGGGATTTTAATCCCTATGATGGTTAAGGCTAATTATGATAGGGAGGATGCTACAGGACTTGTTGCTGCTTCAAACTTATTATCGCCGATAATGCCACCATCCGCTCCAATGATAGTTTTAGGCGTTACAGCAAGTATACCTGTTTCACATTTATTTTTAGCAGGAGTTGCTCCAGCAATATATATATCCGCTGGCTTAGCGATAATGTGGTTTATAGTAGCTAAAAAAAGAAACATAGCCCCATTGCCAAAAGAACCCTTTGAAGAAAGAATGAAGGCGACTAGGGATGCAATTTGGGCAATATTAATGCCAGTTGGTATTTTAGTTGGACTTCAAACAGGAGTTTTCACTCCTACGGAAGCAGGTGTTGTCGCAGTAGTTTATTCATTAATTATAGGACTAGTTGTTTATAGAGAGTTAAACTTTAGAGATTTATTAGATGGATTAATATCTTCTGCTAAATCTTCAGCTGCTATTATGTTTTTAGTTGCAGCTTCAGCTATTTCTTCTTGGGTAATGACTGTTGCGAATATTCCGGTTTTAGTTTCAAACTTACTTCATCCTTTTGTAGGAAGCCCTAGAATTTTGATGCTTATTATATTGGGATTAATTTTGATAATAGGAACCGCAATGGATGTAAATCCTACTATACTAATTTTAGCTCCTGTAGTACTACCAGTTATTAAAGAAGCAGGTATTAATGAAGTTTACTTTGGTGTTGTATTTGTTATATCAATAGTAATGGGATTGCTAACTCCTCCAGTTGGAACGGTTCTTAATGTGGCTAGTGCTGCAGGTGGAATCACTATGGAAAAGGTTGTGAAATCAGTATTACCGTTTTTAATTGTAGAAGTTATTATAATTCTATTAATGATAATATTTCCACAAATAGTAATAGTTCCTTTTGAGTTACTATCAGGTGTTCAGGTATAA
- the tkt gene encoding transketolase produces the protein MFNKNDRLAVNAIRALSIAQIEKANSGHPGLPMGAAPMAYVLYNKILKANPENANWFDRDRFILSAGHGSSMLYSLLHLSGYRLSMDELKEFRQIGSLTPGHPEYGHTEGVEVTTGPLGQGIAQAVGMAMAEKHMAALYNKEEAKIIDHYTYALCGDGDLMEGVSYESMSLAGHLKLDKLIVLYDSNDICLDGDLNTSFSENVEARVKAQGWNYLRVEDGNDLEAIYEAIIKAKENTDGPTLIEVKTVIGYGSANAGTNKVHGAPIGADDFAAAKKVYGWDYPDFEIPEEVYETFKNGVGAKGKEANNKWEEDLKSYQEKYPEDYKDLMAGINRELPANFMDQVKKYDSSMKGLATRASGGEIIQDLAKITRNFWGGSADLFSSNKTNIKDSKAFRDESPEGRNIWYGVREFAMAAIGNGVMAHGGSFHHVSTFFVFADYLKAAVRLSALSGLPLTYAMTHDSVAVGEDGPTHEPIEQLAMLRAIPNTIVLRPADANETRLAWKVALESKDKPVVIALTRQNIPNLKETEDLDNIDKGAYIIKDAENPDLVLIATGSEVALAIETSKALEEEGKKIRVVSMPSMELFRAQDDSYKKEILPKGVKKVSIEMGTTFGWAEWTGACGLNIGIDRFGISGKGDLVQEELGFSVEAIKEKIDERFFK, from the coding sequence ATGTTTAATAAAAATGATAGGTTAGCAGTAAATGCTATAAGAGCTTTGTCCATAGCTCAAATAGAAAAGGCCAACAGCGGACACCCAGGTCTTCCAATGGGAGCAGCTCCTATGGCTTATGTTTTGTATAACAAGATTCTTAAGGCAAATCCAGAAAATGCGAACTGGTTCGATAGGGATAGATTTATCCTATCAGCAGGCCACGGTTCATCCATGCTTTATTCCTTGCTTCATCTTTCAGGCTACAGGCTTTCCATGGATGAACTTAAGGAATTTAGACAAATTGGTTCCTTAACTCCAGGCCATCCTGAGTATGGTCATACCGAAGGAGTTGAGGTTACAACGGGTCCTTTGGGACAAGGTATAGCCCAAGCGGTAGGAATGGCAATGGCTGAAAAGCACATGGCTGCCCTCTATAACAAGGAAGAAGCTAAGATAATCGACCATTACACCTACGCTTTGTGTGGAGATGGAGACCTAATGGAGGGAGTGTCCTATGAGTCTATGTCTCTTGCAGGCCATCTTAAGCTTGATAAGCTAATCGTTCTTTATGATTCAAACGATATTTGTCTTGATGGTGACCTTAATACATCCTTCTCTGAAAATGTAGAAGCAAGAGTTAAGGCACAAGGCTGGAACTACCTAAGGGTAGAAGATGGAAATGACCTAGAAGCTATCTATGAAGCTATCATTAAGGCAAAAGAAAATACAGACGGACCAACACTTATAGAAGTAAAGACTGTAATTGGTTATGGTTCAGCAAACGCTGGAACTAACAAGGTTCACGGAGCTCCAATTGGGGCAGATGACTTTGCTGCTGCAAAGAAAGTTTACGGTTGGGATTATCCAGACTTTGAAATCCCTGAAGAAGTATATGAAACTTTCAAAAATGGAGTAGGAGCTAAGGGAAAAGAAGCAAATAATAAATGGGAAGAAGATTTAAAATCCTACCAAGAAAAATATCCAGAAGACTACAAGGACCTTATGGCAGGAATCAATAGAGAACTTCCAGCAAACTTCATGGATCAGGTCAAAAAATACGACTCATCAATGAAGGGTCTTGCTACAAGAGCATCTGGTGGAGAAATCATCCAAGACCTTGCTAAAATCACAAGAAACTTCTGGGGTGGATCAGCAGACCTATTCTCATCAAATAAGACAAACATCAAAGACTCCAAGGCCTTCAGAGACGAAAGCCCAGAGGGAAGAAATATCTGGTATGGAGTAAGAGAATTTGCCATGGCTGCTATAGGAAATGGTGTCATGGCCCACGGAGGAAGCTTCCACCACGTGTCTACCTTCTTCGTATTTGCAGACTACTTAAAGGCTGCTGTTAGACTATCAGCCCTATCAGGACTTCCACTAACATATGCAATGACCCACGATTCAGTAGCTGTCGGAGAAGATGGACCAACCCACGAGCCAATCGAGCAACTTGCTATGCTTAGAGCAATACCAAACACCATTGTCCTAAGACCAGCAGATGCTAACGAGACAAGACTTGCTTGGAAAGTTGCCCTAGAAAGCAAAGATAAGCCAGTAGTAATAGCTCTAACTCGTCAAAATATCCCTAATCTCAAAGAAACAGAAGACCTTGATAATATCGACAAGGGAGCCTACATCATAAAAGATGCTGAAAACCCAGACCTAGTATTAATAGCAACAGGATCAGAAGTGGCCCTAGCAATAGAAACTTCTAAGGCCCTAGAAGAAGAAGGAAAGAAGATAAGAGTAGTATCAATGCCTTCTATGGAACTTTTCAGAGCTCAAGATGATTCTTACAAGAAAGAAATCCTTCCAAAAGGAGTAAAGAAAGTATCGATCGAAATGGGAACAACATTCGGTTGGGCAGAATGGACAGGAGCTTGTGGCCTAAACATAGGAATAGACAGATTCGGAATCTCAGGCAAGGGAGACTTAGTACAAGAAGAACTTGGCTTTAGCGTAGAAGCTATTAAAGAGAAAATTGATGAGAGATTTTTTAAATAA